From a single Hyphomicrobiales bacterium genomic region:
- a CDS encoding hypothetical protein (Evidence 5 : Unknown function), whose protein sequence is MISLVAAWLNQRGLTVAPAIATDLHIGLNLMRQVQLTVPFSWRAGAAELSADKEH, encoded by the coding sequence ATGATCTCCCTTGTTGCAGCGTGGTTGAATCAGCGCGGGCTCACGGTTGCACCGGCAATCGCTACGGATCTGCACATCGGCCTCAACCTGATGCGTCAGGTCCAGCTCACGGTCCCTTTCTCTTGGCGGGCAGGCGCCGCGGAGCTGTCGGCAGACAAAGAGCATTGA
- a CDS encoding conserved exported hypothetical protein (Evidence 4 : Unknown function but conserved in other organisms), with translation MTTNLKSILLSAAALSLVAAHGVPARGQEQSQSQANPAQEQSPTAKSAQPEVDADVAKRSEEERKKIVVDAETALDQTKKALALLGDKKTQEALEALEVATGKLELILARDPKLALAPVDTGVVVRDLYADPNAVRDAIKEARRLLGDGEVQKARPLVSNLASEVVFQTTNLPLAAYPTAIKSAAGLIAKSKVDEAKDALQAALNTLVITEVAVPLPVLRAQVLLKDAEKLAEDDKRSEEGNKSLAAQLDEARKQIRMAEALGYGKKADFEPIFEQIKEIEQKSSGGKSGKGWFDRIKKQVSDLF, from the coding sequence ATGACAACCAATCTTAAAAGTATACTGCTTTCCGCGGCGGCGCTGAGCCTGGTCGCCGCACATGGGGTTCCAGCCCGTGGGCAGGAACAGTCCCAGTCTCAGGCGAACCCGGCGCAGGAGCAATCGCCGACGGCGAAGTCAGCACAACCCGAAGTGGATGCTGACGTCGCCAAACGGTCAGAAGAAGAACGCAAGAAGATCGTCGTCGACGCCGAGACAGCGCTCGACCAAACGAAGAAGGCATTGGCGCTGCTCGGCGACAAGAAGACACAAGAGGCCCTCGAGGCGCTTGAAGTCGCTACCGGGAAGCTCGAACTTATCCTGGCGCGGGACCCCAAGCTCGCACTAGCGCCAGTGGATACCGGGGTCGTCGTCCGCGATCTATACGCGGATCCCAATGCCGTAAGAGACGCGATCAAGGAGGCGCGGAGACTGCTCGGCGACGGAGAAGTTCAAAAGGCACGCCCGTTGGTCAGTAACCTCGCCAGCGAGGTGGTGTTCCAGACCACGAATTTGCCACTCGCTGCCTATCCTACGGCGATCAAGTCCGCGGCCGGCCTCATCGCCAAGAGCAAGGTGGATGAAGCAAAAGACGCCCTTCAGGCGGCGTTGAACACGCTGGTCATTACGGAGGTGGCCGTGCCACTGCCCGTACTGCGCGCGCAGGTTCTTTTAAAAGATGCTGAAAAGCTCGCGGAAGACGATAAGCGCTCGGAAGAGGGCAACAAATCGCTCGCCGCGCAACTCGACGAAGCCCGGAAGCAGATCAGAATGGCGGAGGCTTTGGGTTACGGCAAGAAGGCGGACTTCGAGCCGATATTCGAGCAGATCAAAGAGATCGAACAGAAGTCAAGTGGTGGGAAGAGCGGCAAGGGCTGGTTCGACAGGATCAAGAAGCAGGTCTCAGACCTGTTTTGA